CTTCAACAATCAGGCTGCGGATCACGGACAGCGTCAGCGGCAACTGCATCACAAAACGCGTGCCAACCAGCACTTCCTGCGTGACACGCAGGTTGCCGCGCACTTGCCGTACGACATCCTGCACTGCGTCAAGTCCGACGCCACGGCCGGAGACGTCGGTGACGGTATCGCGCATGGAGAAGCCGGGCAGGAACAGGAATTCAAGCAGTTCGGTGTCCGAAAGATGCGTGACCGTGGTCTCGTTGGCCAGGCGTTTCTGGACAATAGCCCGGCGCAACGCGTCGAGGTCCACGCCGCCGCCGTCGTCGCTGACGCTGATAAAAAGCGAACCCGCGCTATGGCGGGCTTCCAGCGTGATGGTGCCTTCCGGCGGCTTGCCAAGCGCCCGCCGCATCGATGGCGCTTCAATGCCGTGATCGACCGCGTTGCGTAGCAAATGACCCAGCGGCGCTTCGAGCAGGTCGAGGATGTCGCGGTCCACTTCCGTCGCTTCACCGGCGATTACGAAGCGCACTTGTTTATCGAGCGAGCGTGCTACGTCGCGGACCATGCGCGCAAAACCGCCGGTGGCATCGACGAACGGCCGCATCCGGCATTCGAGCGCTTCGTCGTAGAGTTGCTGCGACAGATGCGTCGAGCGCCGGTCATAGTTTTCCAGTTCGGCCAGGCGCTCGCCGAGCTGCCGATGCGCCTCCGCGTTGAGACGGCGGACTTCGTCCAGCGCATCGAGCGTGCGCGTGTCGAACGCCGCAGTCGGCGTGGCCGATGAACGCGATGCCGAGGTCGACGCCTCGGTCAGCGATTCGTGCAGGAAATCAAGCGCCCGGCTTGCGTCGCGCTGGATCCGCTTCACCCGCAACATGGATTGAGCAAATGGTTTGAGCCAGCGTGACTCGACCAGCGATTCACCCGAATGGCTGAGCAAGCGGTCGAGGGTGTCGGCACGAACGCGTAGCATGCGGGCCGGCTCGCGCAGTTCGGCGAAGCGGGCCGGCTGGTGGAACGTGGCTTCCACGGTTTCCCGAGTGTCTTCAACCACGGGCGCTGAGAGAGTCAGTTCATTCGATAAATCAAGGTCGGCGTCTGACTGAGGCGCTTCAAAAACAGATGAGGGTGGCGCACCGGCAGCGCCGTTCATCCGTGCATTCAGGGAGTCGACGAAAGCGTCCACGTCCGTCTGCGACAGGGTTTCGTCGCCGGACCCCTGGCCGATCCGCAAGATCAGGTCGACACCGCCCAGCAGCACGTCGATCATGCCGGCATCGACGCTCACGCGCCCTTGTTGTGCGCCGACGAAGCAGTCTTCCATCACATGCGCGAGGCTCACGCCGTCCGGTACGCCGACAATCCGCGCTGCGCCCTTCAACGAGTGGGCAGCCCGCATGCAGGCTTCGAGTGTCACCGGGTCACGAGGGGAGCGTTCCAGCGCGAGCAGGCCGTCGCTCAGGATCTGCGCCTGCGCCCGCGCTTCCTCGCGAAACAAATCGATGAGCGACGGCTGGCCGCGGCTTGGCCCCTGGCCTGTTTCAGCGCCGCTCATGTGAGGCTCCGATTCAAGGTCTCGAAAAGTTTGGCCGCGTCGAGCAGGCCCACCGTCACGCCGTTCCATGCCGTCACGGCCACCGAGTGAGACGCCGACATGCTCGCTATGGTCGCCGGCACCGCCTGGAAATCTGCGCGCGCAAAACGATGCACGCCATCGACGGCGTCGACGGGGAACACGATCGGGTTGCCGGGGTTACCGGGTTTACTGGAACCGCCGCGCTCGCCAACGTCGCCGCCTGGCTCGATGACCAGCAAACGCGCAAGATCCCGCGCATCGACACCCTGCAGGCCGCTCTGCTGCTCCGGCCTGCGCCCATCCTGCCCCACCACCGATGCGATCCCGAACAACCGCGCCAGCGACGCGCATACGAGCAACGTCCCGCGCACATTCACGACGCCGAGCACCGCGCGATGACGCCGGTGCGGCAACGAGTGAATCGGCCGCAACTGGGCGACCTGCTGGAAGATCGTGGTGGGCAAACCCAGCCATTCATCGCCGATGCGAAATACGAGCCACGACGTGGCATCCGCCTCGCGGGCCGCGTATTCGCTCAGTGACTGCGCTGTCTGGCGATGCAGGACCTCTTGTCCGATCACCGTATCGGCGGATTGTTCGCGGTCCAGCACGCGCGCCGCGGCGGCATCGTGCACAGGACAATTGCGACAATGAATGTACCCGGCCAGGCGCGGACACGAACCGTCGCCGCGAACGCCAATGCGGTTCCAGCAGTCGTCGATCGGGACATCTCCATTGGCAAGTAATGACGCCGGGGCGCCCGAGGCTGAAACCAGTTCGACGTGCCCGGCCGTTTCATCTGCGTCAAACTTTACGTCGTGCTGGTCGCGCGGATCACTCATGGCGGCCTCCTGATGCACGTTCAGCACGTTCAGCGCGCGCCAGCAACAACTGCGCGCCCGCACGATCGCCTTCCAGCCCGAGCACGGCGGCAAGATGCGTCAGCGCCTCACCATGCCCGGGGTCAAGATAAAGCGCACGTTTGTAAAAACCTCTCGCCGCGCTTTGCTCACCTCGCGTATCCGCGATCACGCCGAGCAAGTAGTAAGCGTCTGCGCTGGCCGGGTGCGCCTTGAGATAGGTCCGCGCGATGTCGGCGGCTTCGAGCAACGCGCCAGCATCGGCAAGTGCCTGGGCTTGTTTGAGCGTGCCCGGTTTGGCGGCAGCCTGGGCGTTGGCCGCTATGTCGGGTGCTGCATGCGACGCGCTGGCAGCAGGCAAGCCGAATGAAAATGAGCGTCCAAGTGCGTCGTTCAGATTTATAGCCGATGCGGCCCGATGGCCGAACGTATTCGCCGGGCTGGACTCCGCAACCGATACCTTTGGCGTCGCAGCCCGCGCGGCAATTTCCATTGCCCGCTCGGCGCTGGCGATGGCAGCGAATAGCGCCCGTGGCCGGGCGCCCAAACCTTGCTCGCCCCAGCCGCGCTCGCGGTTAAACGCCGGCCGGGCACCGCCCGCCAGCTCGTCCTCTAGTCCACCTTCCGGCCGTCTGAACGCGAACGCCAGCACCAGCTTGGCCGACGCCATACCTTCGCGCATCATCAGTCCCGTTTCCGCGGGCCCGACAAACAGCGTTCCGCCCGGTGCAAGCAGGCCGTCCAGCACCCGCATGGCCGTGTGCTGTGTCTGCCGGCCAAAATAGATCAGCACGTTGCGGCAGAAAACGAAATCGAAGGGTTCGAACGTCTGCGGATCGAGCGTCAGCAGATTCGCCTGGCGAAACCGCACTCGCTCCATCACTTCCGGCAATAGCCGCCATTGATCGCCAGCCTGTACGAAAAAACGCTCGCGAAATCCGAGCGCGCGACTGCGGAACGCGTTGCCGCCATAGTGCGCGTGGCGGGCAAGGTCGAGCGCGCGGCCGCTGATATCGATGGCATCGATGGAAAAACGCTCGGGTGCAATACCCGCGTCGAGCATGGCCATGGCGGCGGTGTAGGCCTCCTCGCCCGTCGAGCACGGCATGCTCAGGATCCGCACCGGCTTGAACGGGTGATCGAGAAGCTGCATCCGCGCCAGCTTGGCCAATGAGTTGAACGCCTCGGCATCGCGGAAAAACCACGTCTCCGGCACGACAGCCGCCTCGATCAAGGCCTGCAATTGCGCCGGCACGCCGTTCACCACAAGCCAGAACGCGTCGATACTGGCCCGCGATTCGTCCAGACCATCGGCACCGGCGGCGCGCCATGCGGCAAATCGGTCCGATACGGCTCGTTCGATCGCTTTCTCGCCGATAGACGCAGGGTCCAGACCGATCGTCCGTTGTAAAAGCCCGGCGAACTGCGCGATCAGCGCATGCGGAAGCGGCTCGCGACGGCTTTCATGCATCGCGTGGATCTTGTGAAACGCCTCCGCCGCGCGACGGGCCTCATCGGAAATAGAGACGTGCTTCATGCTTCGCTCGGCGTAAAGAGTTGTGCCTGCACGTGTTCCGGCAACAGATGCTCAATGCGGACCCATTGAACAAAGCCCTGCGCGTCGCGTGCTAGCGGCCCGAGATAACGCGCGTTCGCCGCCTCGACACCGGCGTGCCTGAACGCGGCGGCGTCGAGCGTCAGCGTGCGCGTGGCGCGCTCGAGCAAAATGCCGAGACGCTTATGTTCGACGCCCGTCGGGCTTTCATGCGGGTAGTAGACCAGCGCCAGGCGCGTGGACAAACGTCCGTGCGAACGCCGGCCCAGTGCAAGCGCAGCCAGGTCGATGACCGGCACCGGCAAACCTTCGTAATCCAGCACGCCCGCGACCCAATCCGGTACGCCAGGCATCGCCTTCAGCGGCAGGAGCGACAGCATTCGCTCGACTTGCGAACTGTCGATCACATAGCGGTCGTTATCGAGCGTGAACTGCACGAAGAGCATGGTCTCAGCGCCCGGACGAACGATCGGGAAGCGTGTGGATCACGTCGCCACCTTGAAGCGTGACACGCCGGTGCGCAGGCCATTGGCGGTGTGCGTGAGATCGTCAATAGCTTGCGTCGACTGGCGCAGCGACTCAGCCGTCTGCTGCGCGGCTTCGGACAACTGGGCGAGCGCCTGCGTGATCTGGTCAGCGCCGGTCGCCTGCGTCTGCATGCCTTCATTGACCATCACGAACCGCGGCGCGAGTGTCTGCACCTGCTGGATGATCTGCGACAGTTGCCCGCCGACCTGCTGCACGTCGATCATGCCGCGCCGGACTTCCTCGGAGAACTTGTCCATGCCCATCACGCCCGCCGCGACCGCCGACTGGATTTCCTTCACCATCTGTTCGATATCGAAAGTGGCGACCGCCGTCTGGTCTGCAAGACGACGGATCTCAGTCGCCACCACCGCAAAACCGCGCCCGTATTCCCCGGCTTTTTCCGCTTCGATGGCCGCGTTCAGCGACAGCAGGTTGGTCTGGTCGGCGACCTTCGTAATGGTGGCCACCACCTGGTTGATGTTGCTCGCGCGCTCGTTGAGGATCGCGAGCTTGCCATTCACCGATCCGGCCGCCTCCATCACGAGCCGCATGGTGTCTTCCATCCGCGTCAGGCCCACCTGCCCCGTACCAGCCAGGAGCGCCGACTGTTCGGCCACGCCGGACACTTCGTTCATGGTGCGCACGAGGTCGCGCGACGTGGCAAATATCTCCCTCGACGTAGCGCCGATCTCAGTCGTCGTCGCCGCGGTTTCGCTTGCCGTGGCCTGCTGTTCGCGGGCAGTCGCGGCAATTTCCGCCACCGATGTCGTGACTTGCACCGCCGACTTCTGCGCCTGACCGACCAAGCCAGTCAGTTCGTCGGTCATGCGGTTGAATCCCGCTCCCAGCGCGCCGAATTCATCCCCGCGCTCCAGATGCAAGCGCTGCGACAGGTCACCGGTGCGCATTGCGTCCACCACTTCCACCAGCCGCTGCATCGGCACGGCGATCGCCCTGAGCAGCAGGAAGCCGGTCCATGCCGCCACCAGGAAGGTCACCAGCACCACCACCAGCAACGTGATCTCTGCCTTGCGGACGGAGTCGCGAATGCTCTTCGACGAGCTCGTCTGCTGGTCATTGTTGTGCTCCACGAGCGCCCGCACCACGGTGCGGCCCGTTTCCCAGACCGGCGTGAGCTGGGTGTTGAAGGCCGCTGCCGCAGCCGCCTTCGACGTCGGCACATCGGCCAGGATCTGCTCCTGGATCGGCGCGTAGAGCGAGCGTTGCTGCTTGAAATCGGTGAAGAGACGGCGGTCGGTGTCTTCAAAAACCGTGGCCGCGTATTGCTCGATCAGCTTATCGAGCGAGTCGCGGGTTTCCGCGATGCGCTGCGTGTCGCGCCGGATCTGATCCGGCTCACTATCAATAAAAATAAGCCGCTGGGTCACCGTGTAGTTTTCGAACCACGCAGCGCGGATAGTCGTCGCGAGATAGACGCCCGGCGACGAATCCTCTTCCTGGCTGCGGGCATCCCGGTCGATCGCGCCAAGCAGGATGTAGGAACAGACGGCCATGACCAACATCAGCGCGAGAATCACGCCAAAGCTCACAAGAATCCGATTTCGAATCGTTAACTGCTTCACGCATGAACCTTTTCAGTAGGATTAGGCGTCAGCGCCGACACTGGGCGCACGGCACCCGGATCAAAAAGGGCGCGGCGCAATTTTAAGATGGAAAGCGAAACGCTTTGCGGATAAATACGGACTTTTGTCCGTCAATTACTAGTCCGACGTTGTCACCGGCCAAAGTTGTGCACAGAAATTGGGGACCACCCTGTTGACAACCTTCGGACAAACCCCGGAACGCGTTGAACGAAAACGGTTTTCAGGCACCGCTTCAAAGTGCGCCGGGCACGCGGATTCGGTCGTTTCAACCGGCGAAGTTATGCACACAAACTGTTGAAGGACCTGTGGACAAGCGTGAGGTTATCTTCTTAAGTCTCTGATAAATAAACGTAGTTTTCAATCGATCTAATTTGAACCACACGTTGCGTGCAAATGCCGGCGCGTTGCCAAGCGCGCAACGACCGGAGAGTTATCCCCAGTAATTGTGGGCAGGCTTGTTGATAAGCACGGGGCTCAACCCTTAAGTCGCTGATGCAGAACGGATTATTAGCCGTGACTCAAAAGCACTTTGTGCGCGCTGACATTTCAGGGAAGACGGAACGCCGGACGTTTCGCCCGAGCGACAGGAATTGCGCCGGTGCGACGGATTACTTCTCGAATCCGCGCGAGCAGGTCGTCGGCTTTATAGCGGTCGTCCTGGCTGAGGCGCTCGGCCACGATCTCGAACGCCTGGTCGATACGTAGCAGTATTGCCTCGGCCTCGGCACGTTTCAGACCCAGGCGCTCGCCGTACGCAATGAGCTGCCCGGGCACGGGAAAAACTTT
This window of the Caballeronia sp. SBC1 genome carries:
- a CDS encoding hybrid sensor histidine kinase/response regulator is translated as MSGAETGQGPSRGQPSLIDLFREEARAQAQILSDGLLALERSPRDPVTLEACMRAAHSLKGAARIVGVPDGVSLAHVMEDCFVGAQQGRVSVDAGMIDVLLGGVDLILRIGQGSGDETLSQTDVDAFVDSLNARMNGAAGAPPSSVFEAPQSDADLDLSNELTLSAPVVEDTRETVEATFHQPARFAELREPARMLRVRADTLDRLLSHSGESLVESRWLKPFAQSMLRVKRIQRDASRALDFLHESLTEASTSASRSSATPTAAFDTRTLDALDEVRRLNAEAHRQLGERLAELENYDRRSTHLSQQLYDEALECRMRPFVDATGGFARMVRDVARSLDKQVRFVIAGEATEVDRDILDLLEAPLGHLLRNAVDHGIEAPSMRRALGKPPEGTITLEARHSAGSLFISVSDDGGGVDLDALRRAIVQKRLANETTVTHLSDTELLEFLFLPGFSMRDTVTDVSGRGVGLDAVQDVVRQVRGNLRVTQEVLVGTRFVMQLPLTLSVIRSLIVEVDGEPYGLPLAHVTRTLVLPRASIDLLEGHQHFAFEGRRLGIVTAHQILRSGTFETASDTLNVVVIGQGAASYGVVVDRFLGERMLVVQPLDKRLGKVPTIAAGALMENGDPLLIADLDDWLRAVEKLVIDGELGRVSSGTARVVAAARKRVLVVDDSLTVRELERKLLAGRGYDVTIAVDGMDGWNAVRSERFDLVITDIDMPRLDGIELVTLIRRDPQLSEIPVMIVSYKDRAEDRQRGLDAGADYYLAKGSFHDQTLLDAVRDLIGEAQSEA
- a CDS encoding chemotaxis protein CheW — translated: MSDPRDQHDVKFDADETAGHVELVSASGAPASLLANGDVPIDDCWNRIGVRGDGSCPRLAGYIHCRNCPVHDAAAARVLDREQSADTVIGQEVLHRQTAQSLSEYAAREADATSWLVFRIGDEWLGLPTTIFQQVAQLRPIHSLPHRRHRAVLGVVNVRGTLLVCASLARLFGIASVVGQDGRRPEQQSGLQGVDARDLARLLVIEPGGDVGERGGSSKPGNPGNPIVFPVDAVDGVHRFARADFQAVPATIASMSASHSVAVTAWNGVTVGLLDAAKLFETLNRSLT
- a CDS encoding protein-glutamate O-methyltransferase CheR; protein product: MKHVSISDEARRAAEAFHKIHAMHESRREPLPHALIAQFAGLLQRTIGLDPASIGEKAIERAVSDRFAAWRAAGADGLDESRASIDAFWLVVNGVPAQLQALIEAAVVPETWFFRDAEAFNSLAKLARMQLLDHPFKPVRILSMPCSTGEEAYTAAMAMLDAGIAPERFSIDAIDISGRALDLARHAHYGGNAFRSRALGFRERFFVQAGDQWRLLPEVMERVRFRQANLLTLDPQTFEPFDFVFCRNVLIYFGRQTQHTAMRVLDGLLAPGGTLFVGPAETGLMMREGMASAKLVLAFAFRRPEGGLEDELAGGARPAFNRERGWGEQGLGARPRALFAAIASAERAMEIAARAATPKVSVAESSPANTFGHRAASAINLNDALGRSFSFGLPAASASHAAPDIAANAQAAAKPGTLKQAQALADAGALLEAADIARTYLKAHPASADAYYLLGVIADTRGEQSAARGFYKRALYLDPGHGEALTHLAAVLGLEGDRAGAQLLLARAERAERASGGRHE
- a CDS encoding chemotaxis protein CheW; the encoded protein is MLFVQFTLDNDRYVIDSSQVERMLSLLPLKAMPGVPDWVAGVLDYEGLPVPVIDLAALALGRRSHGRLSTRLALVYYPHESPTGVEHKRLGILLERATRTLTLDAAAFRHAGVEAANARYLGPLARDAQGFVQWVRIEHLLPEHVQAQLFTPSEA
- a CDS encoding methyl-accepting chemotaxis protein gives rise to the protein MKQLTIRNRILVSFGVILALMLVMAVCSYILLGAIDRDARSQEEDSSPGVYLATTIRAAWFENYTVTQRLIFIDSEPDQIRRDTQRIAETRDSLDKLIEQYAATVFEDTDRRLFTDFKQQRSLYAPIQEQILADVPTSKAAAAAAFNTQLTPVWETGRTVVRALVEHNNDQQTSSSKSIRDSVRKAEITLLVVVLVTFLVAAWTGFLLLRAIAVPMQRLVEVVDAMRTGDLSQRLHLERGDEFGALGAGFNRMTDELTGLVGQAQKSAVQVTTSVAEIAATAREQQATASETAATTTEIGATSREIFATSRDLVRTMNEVSGVAEQSALLAGTGQVGLTRMEDTMRLVMEAAGSVNGKLAILNERASNINQVVATITKVADQTNLLSLNAAIEAEKAGEYGRGFAVVATEIRRLADQTAVATFDIEQMVKEIQSAVAAGVMGMDKFSEEVRRGMIDVQQVGGQLSQIIQQVQTLAPRFVMVNEGMQTQATGADQITQALAQLSEAAQQTAESLRQSTQAIDDLTHTANGLRTGVSRFKVAT